The following is a genomic window from Solanum lycopersicum chromosome 6, SLM_r2.1.
CATCCTCAAAACGCAAAAAAAATCCTACAACTGCAGCAAAAATGAGAAAATCTAATTTcaggttccaagtgaaaattgaccCAAAAGATCACTACTTTTTCTAGCTAAGAACGAACAAGATTACTCCAATCCTTTTAGTAACTAGTATTACAAGAGGCTATCATCATTTGACAAACAATATGACAAAATCCAGCTGCACATAATCATTCAGAACTTACCCCTGTTAAAGGTCTCAACATGATCCTTAAAAGGCCAATCTTTGAACTGCCAGTCTTTCCCCAACACAAAAACTGCCACCACACGGTCCCAATCTTCCGGCTTCAAGGCAGAAGGCTTATCTCTAACCTCATATGCTGTAACTACCCTATCCCTACTAAACTTCTTTTGTACTGTTATACAGTCCGGTTTTGACCCCTTCATCTGCTTCAGTTTCACATCAGTTGGTATAAACACCCCATCCTCCAAAAAGTCCTTCACATTATAGATGGTGATCAAAGTCGAAAAGGCACTGGGAACCAAAATAATGGGAACACCCTCCCCTATCTTACTCCCCTTCAAATGCATTTTCGCCTTGGGCCCTCCATCATATCCTATTTCATCACCACCTCCATACCCCCTATCTATCCGATTCTTAGCAACCAACCCATCTTTTCTCTGCAAGGATTCCGCCCGGTGCCGCTCCTCATCTCTACGCAACGCAGCCGTAAAAACACTATAGAAATCCCGGTTCTTACAAAACAAAATCGCCTCTCTATCCTTCAAAGGCTTCTCAGCAGCTTTAATCAGCTCAATAGGGTTTTGATTTTCCAAAACCCTAACATCACTCATCACATTCTCCTCATTGCCCGTAACACCAGCTGAAACAGAAACAGGAACTGAAGTATCATTCGACTGAGGGAATTTGAGGAATTCAATAGAATCTGAAGATGCAGTCTTTCCGGTGAGATAATCGAGAAGGGGTTTACGGTCAGGTAGGGTAACCGCCGGAATACGAAGAGAACGAGATTGCTGAATGTATTCAGTGTGTTTAAGGTGGTGATTGGTGATGAAGTTGATTAGGGTTTCGAGAGTGTACCGATTAGCTTGAACATGTTTGGAGCGATAAGCGGTTTCGATTGTGCAAGGGAAAGTGTAGTCATTGCCGAATCGGTAGTCGTCGCCGATGCGAACAATCTTGTGGAGGTCGTTGCGTATGGTGTACTCACGGAGGAGTGTGAGGGGGTCCATGGAAGATCGATTAGGGATTGAAAATTGTCACTGAAATTAAGGGGATTAGAGTATGTTGGACTAGTAGTTCATAGAGACTACTGTATGGAACAAGTTGGCGTTCTCACTGGAGCCGAAAAAAgaaactcaaattttttttccttcttaggTGCTTGGTTCAAGTtttcgaaaaaatatttttcaaaacttttctccaatttgaaattataaattacttgttgataaaatatattttttttaaaaaaaattaaaatattttcaatttcaaaattttatttttcaccccaCTCCACCGCTACCCACGATCCCCCACCCCCCAAATCGCCCCCTTCCTCttcgaaaaaaaattaagttatttttaaaaaatattttcaatttcagatttttatttttttcaccctACCCGCCCCTCCCTACCCATGACCCCCCAACCCCCTccaaaaaattaagttatttttaaaaatatttcaattttcaaattttttcaccTTGCCCCTACCGAcgacccctcccccccccccccccccccaaaaaaaaaaattgaatttgtttttaaaagatattttcaacttcgaaattattttttttttcctccctACCCTTGACCtccccctcccctcccccccaaaaaaaatttaaatttatttttaaaaaatattttcagtttCGAATTTTTTTTCACCCTTACCCACccctaaaaaaattaactttgtttttagaaaacattttttattttgaaaattattttctactctaataaatataaaagatatttctcaaaattgtttttccttcataaatcaaacaccaaaaaatctttttcgaaaaatattttctactcaccaaccaaacatgagaaaataagtaaaatatttacttattttccagaaaaacattttcgatgaaaaatatttctcaTCATACCAAACATTAGTTTGCtattaaaaattagtttaataCAATCTACTTATCAAAATCAAAAGCAAAttactcttcttttttttcaaacgctgaaagttatttttaaaaggtatttctaaaaataattttttagtagT
Proteins encoded in this region:
- the LOC101258962 gene encoding protein CDC73 homolog, with protein sequence MDPLTLLREYTIRNDLHKIVRIGDDYRFGNDYTFPCTIETAYRSKHVQANRYTLETLINFITNHHLKHTEYIQQSRSLRIPAVTLPDRKPLLDYLTGKTASSDSIEFLKFPQSNDTSVPVSVSAGVTGNEENVMSDVRVLENQNPIELIKAAEKPLKDREAILFCKNRDFYSVFTAALRRDEERHRAESLQRKDGLVAKNRIDRGYGGGDEIGYDGGPKAKMHLKGSKIGEGVPIILVPSAFSTLITIYNVKDFLEDGVFIPTDVKLKQMKGSKPDCITVQKKFSRDRVVTAYEVRDKPSALKPEDWDRVVAVFVLGKDWQFKDWPFKDHVETFNRVVGFFLRFEDDSVESAKTVKQWNVKIISISKNKRHQDRAAALEVWEKLEEFMRSRSH